The genomic stretch CTAGTGGCAAGCCCGCGTCCGAAGACTATCCGCTCTGCTGCGCGCGGCAGCGCGGCACGATTGAGGCGCACAACGCCGGTTCGCGCCTCGAGCTCCACAATTCCAGGTACACATCTAAAGCCCGTTATGTCTCCCCCACGCTCGTGTTGCGTTCCCATGCGCGATCCCTCACGACGAAAGCACAATGCTCGGGCGGGGCGCTCGCCGCTCGCCTAAGTGAGGGCGCATTGATCCGCGCCCCTCTTGCAGCAGTTGCCGGGTTGCCGGTGATTGCCCTCCGGGGACGGCGCGCTCGGGGCGCGCCTCGTTCGAATTCGGCGCGCCGGATAGCCGAATTCTCAACGCCCCGTCGTGCAATCACCGGCAACCGGCCCCAATGGCCCAATAGCCGGGAGTGTCTTGCACGCCCACTTGGCGCCGTCAAGAAAGGCGACGAAAACCTAACCCGTCTCCGTCTCCGTCCCCCGTCCCGGTCGCGGTCACTAATGCCTTCAGCCGGCGGCGAATGCCCTCGAGAACGCCGCTGTCCAGGTGTTTCCCGTGTTCACCGCCCGCCCCTTGGAAAGCCAACAGCTCCTCGAACAGGGGCACGATCTGCGCCTCGGAGCACATTCCAGTCGTGGCAGCGGTGTCCAGGGCGTACACCAGGTCTCTGAAGGCGGCCGCCGGGTCTTGAGGCAGGGCTGAGGTTGCGATCGTGACCACCGCCTGCCTCCGTTCACGGTCCAGCCTCGCGTCCTCCTCTGAGAGAAACGCGTCAAACGACGCCAGATCCTCGTCCGAGATCTTCCACCCAGAGCCGCCCACGTTTTCCTCGAGGTGCGGGACGCTAGACGGGCCGGTGAGAGCCGAGACTACGCCCGGCTGGGCAAGCACCCACGCTATTGCGGCCTGGGCGGGGGTTTTCCCGTAGCGGCGCCCGACGTCCGCGAGCCTTGCTGCCACCCTGAGCGCGGAGCGGAACTGCTCGCGTTGGAAGAGCGGATCGTACTGACGGATGTCGCCGTCGGGGAACACGTGACCCTCTCGGATCGCCCCGGTGAGGATGCCGCGGCCTGTCGTGCTGAACGCTATGGCGGCCATCCTGTGCCTTCTGCAGAGAGGGAGGAGCTTTGAGCGGGCGTCCCTGGCCGCCGCCGACAGCTCCATGAGGACGGAAAAGGGGCGACCGACCTCAACGTATCTGGCGATCTTCTCCGCCGCCAGGTGGCCCACGCCGTAATGACGGATCTTGCCTGAAGCCACCAGGTCCTCCAGAGCGCCGACCACGTCCTCGACGGGGGTCTTCGGGTCGTCGAAGTGGACTTGATAGAGGTCGATATAGTCGGTGCCGAGCCGCGCGAGGCTCTCCTCGCACGCTCTTTTCACCCTCGCGGGGGAGAGGTCCATGCTTGCGCCCGACACCACGCCCACCTTGGTGGCAATATGTATCGCGCTCCGGAAGTCACGCACGACCCTCCCGAGGATCGACTCCGCATCGCCATATGCGTCTGCCGTGTCGAAGAACGTCACCCCGAGCTCGTAGGCGCGCCGAATCATCCTCGCGAACTCGTCCAGGTCCTTCCTGCCGTACGCTCCTGCCAGGCTATAACAGCCCACGCCCACTTCTGAGAACCGAAGACTCCCACACTCACGGTAGTTCATTGAGTTCATCACCCTTCCCGTGGTGTCTTCTGCAGGCGACGAGGAACGGCCCCTCGGGAGAGCACTCTCACTTCGCACCCCACATGCGCGCAAGATGCGTGCAAGGTCGCGGCGGCAGTGGGCCTGTCCTGGTTGCGGCCGGCGTCTCGGTATCACACCGGATGGAGCACGACCCCGATGATGCCCGGCCCGCCATGGACCGCGAGGGGAGGACCGATATCGGACAAAACGATGTCCCCGCAGTTCAGAACCTGCTTAAGCCGGTCGCGCAACCGCTTCGCCTCGGCAAGAGCGTTTCCGTGGACGACCGAGACCCTCACCCTTGAGTCCCCCGCGGCCTCTCTCGTAAGCTCAACGAGCCTGTCCAGGGCGCCTTGGTAGGTTCTGACCCTGTCCACTACCTCGACGACCCCTTCCTTCACGGAGATCAAGGGCTTTATCGCAAGCAGGGAAGCGATGAGCGCTTGGCCCCTGTGAATGCGCCCGCTTTTCAGGAGGTGTCTCACGGACTTTATGACCGCGTACGCGCTGATGCGCGGCCTGAGTTCCGACAGGAGGCGGAGGATCTCCTCCTTCGTCTTTCCGCGCTGTGCGGCCTCGGCGGCGGCGAGCACCATGAATCCCGTGCCCATGGACGCGGAGAGCGAATCGACCACCTCTATATCGGCACCGGGAAAACTCGCCTTCGCGAGGTTGGCCACCTGGAACGTCCCGCTCCCGGTGGACGTGATGTGGATGGAGATGATGGTCTTGACACGCTGGAGCAATCTGCGATATATGGAGATGAACTCCGCCGGTGCAGGTTGGGAAGTCATCGGGATGTCCGGTCCGTTGAGCTTCTCATAGAACTCCTCTCGCGTGATATCCACGCCGTCGCGGTATGATTCGCTCCCAAACTGTATCCCGACAGGCGCGACCGCTATGTCGTACTTCTCGATCAGTTCTTCTGGCAGGCTTGCGCCACTATCGGTCACGATCGCGATCCCGCTCTTCGGAGCGCCGTTGTCGATGTTCTTCATCACTGCACCTCTGATTCCCGGTCTATTGGCCCCTTAATGGCCGACTCCTCGGCCTCGGCGCCGAACGTGCCAATCCTGGAGCCGCCGAGACAGCCTCCTTTGGCATAGCTGTTACCTGACCGCGCCACCGAAAAGCTCTCTCGCGACACCATCATTATAGGCCCCTGACGCCGAACTTACAAGCAGTACGGCCTCGTGCATCACGTTGGGTGGATCACGCTGGAAGGAAGCAACCTTCGCGCGGGGGCGGCGCGGTCACCATCTGGGATTTTCCAGTGCTGGTGCTTGGGAACCTCTTCATACTTCCGCGGGTGGTAGGTGGCATACTCCTTGTTGTGCAGTCTTAGGGAGACGCGTTCCAGAGCCGTGGGTTCATAGCGGTCGTCCCTGCTGTGCGCGGCATCGATGAGATAGTCCCGTTCATCGGGCCGGCCGCCAGGCGCGGCGTCAGGGGCTACATCATCACCG from Bacillota bacterium encodes the following:
- a CDS encoding aldo/keto reductase, translated to MNYRECGSLRFSEVGVGCYSLAGAYGRKDLDEFARMIRRAYELGVTFFDTADAYGDAESILGRVVRDFRSAIHIATKVGVVSGASMDLSPARVKRACEESLARLGTDYIDLYQVHFDDPKTPVEDVVGALEDLVASGKIRHYGVGHLAAEKIARYVEVGRPFSVLMELSAAARDARSKLLPLCRRHRMAAIAFSTTGRGILTGAIREGHVFPDGDIRQYDPLFQREQFRSALRVAARLADVGRRYGKTPAQAAIAWVLAQPGVVSALTGPSSVPHLEENVGGSGWKISDEDLASFDAFLSEEDARLDRERRQAVVTIATSALPQDPAAAFRDLVYALDTAATTGMCSEAQIVPLFEELLAFQGAGGEHGKHLDSGVLEGIRRRLKALVTATGTGDGDGDGLGFRRLS
- a CDS encoding DegV family protein; the encoded protein is MKNIDNGAPKSGIAIVTDSGASLPEELIEKYDIAVAPVGIQFGSESYRDGVDITREEFYEKLNGPDIPMTSQPAPAEFISIYRRLLQRVKTIISIHITSTGSGTFQVANLAKASFPGADIEVVDSLSASMGTGFMVLAAAEAAQRGKTKEEILRLLSELRPRISAYAVIKSVRHLLKSGRIHRGQALIASLLAIKPLISVKEGVVEVVDRVRTYQGALDRLVELTREAAGDSRVRVSVVHGNALAEAKRLRDRLKQVLNCGDIVLSDIGPPLAVHGGPGIIGVVLHPV